The following DNA comes from Vespa velutina chromosome 11, iVesVel2.1, whole genome shotgun sequence.
aataaaaaaatcaaagagaatGAAAGCGACTAGGAACGACATTTATTGGCACTCTTTTTGATAATGTTTGTTCGATTATTCTTTCACGCGAAAGTTGCTTTTTCATGATTAaagaatgtaattttttattttttattataaatgcaaGTTAACAAAGAAACGCACAAAATTTACagtataaatcatttattatttacaatacaaATGTATTATGATTAAAGTGTTAATAGAGATGAATAATGTTAATTcgagtattaattattattataatttttgacgAACAATTTAGGAATGaaattcgtttaaaatgaaatatagataacgtagcaattttattttctctctttcttatttttttcttttcttaaaaaaaaaaaaaaaaaaaaaaaaaaaaaaaaaaaaaaaaaaaaaaaaaagaaaaacacaaaaaaagcAACTCTCGTCCGATCGAACAAACGCATGAAATTCTACATTTTGGATTCTTTGCTGTgctgttcttttctttgccGTTTCATTTCTtgcttgcttttcttttcttttcttttcttttcttttcttttcttttcttttcttttccttccttttttatttcaaatctcGCACGTACTCTTTTTCTGtgagttatatttattttgccTAACTGCAGTTTACTTTTGCGAATGCCAGAACCggcattcttttcttccttggTTGAGCTTTCAACGCGTTTTGCTCTTATACGAGACAAGTTAGTCCAGCTCTCGGCACAAGCTCTCTCTCGATGATACCACGCGGCTCTCGGGCcgtcctcttttctctcgcgTACGTCCACCTAGTTctcctaataataataacaatcgtaataaaatataaaaagaaaaagaaatcatagagaaagaaaaaaaaaaaaaagaaataatatacaataagtaaattatcaattaataattgtttcgaTACATTGGCTTTAATAtgagaattaatatttaacattgtgttaaaataatgtatataatttttttctaacaaaaaaagaaataacatatatcattaatactagatttatattaaattatgttcctttttttccattataattGATTACGTTAATTGAAGTTGATTACGCTGATCAAAATTAAATgctcaacaataataattatcatttcttaACGGATACTCTGTAGatttagtattaaaaaaaaaaaaaaaaaaaaaaaaagaaaagtcaaagGAGAagagtaattaaataaaataacatgataataagaaaaaagaaaaaaaaagaaaaagaaaaaagaaaataagacaataaagaaagatagaataaagaaaagatagtcGAATGTACGAATAACATTTTTCCAGcctatttttatctattttgaaaaagaaaaatttccgaattttaataaaaaaaaaaaaaaaaaataataaataaataaaatgaaaaaaaaaacagaagaaaaaagaaaataaggaagatgtgggtttaaaaaaagaaaataataaaaataagagggACATAGGTAgacaaaatgagagaaagagagagaaatagagagagagagagacagagagagagagagagagagagagacagagacagagacagtgagagagagagagagagagagagagggagagggagagggagagggagagagagagagagagagagagagagagagagaaaagagagacgaaaggaaaaaatgacaTTTTTCACACCCGGGGAAACGTTTGAGGGTAAATTTTGAGGGCGGTGAGCTTGAGCGAGGGTGGTTACAGGAGCCTGTACGGAGGTCTGTCCGCGGGACTCCAGAGACAGATGTGTTTCGCCAGCGTACGGTTGGGCCTCTACGACAGCGTGAAGTCACTCTACGCTGGAATCATCGACGGTACATCCAACAAACTCCTaacttttgatatataattcttaCGAGGGTGCGCAAACGCGCACGCCTAAGTACGTACGGGTACTACATCTTCATCTCCATCATTTAACAAACACtaacacatatacaaacacaaacaaacaaacatacaaacatacatacatacatacatacatacatacatacatacatacatacacatacacacatatacataatcgAACATATACCAATcacgtataaattaatattaggtGTGTTACAAACTAATTGAGTTTATTTGATATGGTGGAGTAAGGTATTAATTCGAATGAATTAGAAACAAATGGTTTCTAATAAATTTGGTCTcctgaaattatttttctcgtttctacgAAATCCATTAGattttcgtattaattaattaatatttttgattcgtttttatatatacgatgaTAAATATGAATAGAACTATATggtaatataatacattgcaattaattttatttaattattgtcgattcattaaaatcgataaatcgattgatcgaaATCTTTTGATGTCTCAATTAAATCGTGATATCGTTTTCGttgattgaaataaatatttattgattacgaaaagaaataattttttgagcCAGATTTATTAGAACATATTTCttcattatgtatataaatattacaaaactaTAAGATAaagttcaaatattttttacgcacacaaacacacacacacattgcATTACAAAGACAAATACTTATGATAACAATACTATATATTTGATCTGCTACAACAGTCTACTTTATTATGCTACTctaattgattgattaattaattaaataaattaattcttcctgttaaaggataataaatttattgtctcacatgattgaaaatatacgtatatacacgacATATATgcatcgaaagagagagagagagagagagatagagagagagaaagaaagagagagagagagagagggagagagagagagagagatgaaaaaattaatatataaattgcttatataatatttcgcgAGCATTGGATTtctcgaaaagagaaattacgtcacatcgtcgtcgttgtcttcgTCACATCGTCGTCCTTCTCTTCGTCAAAAAGgagaatgaatttatttaaaaaaaaaaaaaaaataagcgaaagagggagggagttGTCGAtggtaggaaagaaaaaaaaaaattatcttatcaaACTATAtcgtacgtttttttttttttttataaatcctaCTTGATtctaatcaaataatatttaaatattgaattgatttaatcctaatttacgtttttttcaaatgaattcaCGTACGAATAATCGAAATCTTATCACTTTAGTTTTTCTCGCATAGAATTGACaccaaatttttatcaatttaattaaattaatcgaattgttCGTATCgttgagaagaaagagaaaaaacaaaaaaagaaaaaaaaaaagaaaaaaaaaaaagtaaaaagatcgTCGGTTTATCTCTACGGTCGAAGATACTCTTTTCTCGTTAACGTCATTTCAAAACACATTCGACGCGTGTTCacggaatttttttaattgattcgaagcagcaaaaaaaaaaaaaaaaaaaaaaaaaaggaaagggaataaaaagaaaagaagacaaacaAATTCATCAACAAATAGAAACATGTCAGTAATCTAAttgattaacattattaactaAATCCTCTGACTTTAACTAATGATCAAACAATTGCATAGaaaattgaagagaaaaaaaaaaaaaagaaagataatagtTGTAAAACGCGAATGATGCGTACACTAAATCCTAATATCTCTATGTCCTTTAACATGTATTTtgagggtttttttttttcttcttctcttctttaaatTCGTTCACCAAAAAAAACATTTGCGTCCCTCGCGATATAAGATTTCTCATTGTAGGAAATTTCTTTACCGACAGGAAATAACAGGAGCGGTTCGATGAACATTGGTGTTCGTGTTATGGCCGGTATCACAACCGGTGCTTTGGCAGTGCTCTTTGCTCAACCGACTGACGTCGTTAAGGTTCGTCTTCAAGCCGGTAACAATGGACGTTCATCAGTAAGATACAGCTCAACTCTTCAggcttataaaaatattgccaGTGTCGAAGGAACTCGAGGTCTTTGGAAaggtattttttttcaattgattatCCTTTTCCAAATTTAACacgttttttaaattttaaaattatacgagAGTACGAgcacatttttctttagtagtttaattaaacatttgtaaaaaaaatttacttcaaGAATTGAACAAGTTAGACTGATTCTTTAAACagtctaaaaaaaaagtaaaatacgaaagaattttaatttgaattttgcTTTATGCTATAATGAAGGATCTTAGCTTCGTTcatgaaaatttacaattatatcacgtatatatatatatatatatatataataaaagcatgttgaaaaagtaataattaaaactattcaatagaaataatctaataaataagaaaggaaaattaataaatgataaataattaaaaagatcattattttttcctttttttaaaaggTACCATGCCAAACATCTCCCGGAACGTTATTGTAAACGTTGCTGAGATCGTTTGCTACGACATCATCAAGGACATGATCATTGGCTCTGGTTATCTTCGAGATGGTATCCCTTGTCATTTATCGGCCGCCACAGCTGCTGGACTTTGCACCACTCTAGCTGCTAGCCCAGTCGACGTCGTTAAAACTCGCTATATGAACAGCTCACCTGGCGAATACAAGGGTGCAGTTGAATGTGCAGTCAAAATGTTCGTTCAGGAAGGGCCCGCTGCTTTTTACAAAGGTTTCGTCCCAAGCTTTACACGATTGGTATCATGGAACATCATGCTTTGGGTCACCTACGAGCAAATCAAGAAACATGCGAAGAAAATCTACGGccacgaataaataaatcgtctTATCTTGACAAAGACAAGACGATTTAATATAATcctttaaaatatcataaaattatgaGATTCGAGTCGATTGCCATTGATGTGGAGATTGATAATGTAGTTTGAATTATCGTTGTTTCTCGCACCACTTTCTGTGGTATATTCTCCTATTAGCATGAGTGTCATTGTTCTTATAGAATTCGGCGTTGCTTCTTGTTCTATATCGACTCTCCACTATCAATTGACTATCgtactttttctcttgctAAACTCATCATCCTAATCTCCttcactttattattaatataatttctttgtttaaatatataccgATCGTACGTAATGGAATATTTCATATGGtcaaattcaaaattaatatcaatcgaaAACTTAATTGATTTcctttcgaaattaattatataattctttcttatttcgttaaaaaaaattgctttaTACTATTAAATgctgataaatattaaattccgTTATTTTTTGCTCGCGAAAATTCGAtcagaattatttctttttcgtttattatatatatgtgtgtgtgtgtgtgtgtgtgtgtgtgtgtgtggttaAATTActaaaattgaaatgattttcaacatatatatttggatATACGTACGATCGTCACAAAATCTGTCGGATTTTAGGCACTAATATATGCATAGATTTTGGCTATTGGTCGGCTATAGAAATTTCTAGGAAAATTCAAGTGCCAGCGAAAGATAGGATTTAACGATAAACGTTACACACTGTTACGCGccataaagacaataatattctgtcattattttgatatatttgcCAATCCTATTGTGACCGTGAAATATAGGAATTTTCACGTTTGAAAATTCTTCAGTCGTGTCGATCGATGAGTTCTTAAAATGTCATCGCGAACGATCTATCTTGTCTCTTATTGAATTGAGAATATGTAAAGCAGTCTAGTTTTCGTCAATTAATCTTCATACAGGGGCACAATTTTTCTTAGATTCTCGATCGTGAATTTTCTATAGTtcgaattttaaaagataagtTATCGACTATTCGTCGTCGTCTAGTTTCCtacattatcgatcgataataaactGCTTTATCGAGTGTAGGTACatatgcaaaaaaagaaaaagaaatatttatcgattacgTATTTAATTGAGATCAGCaacatatctctttctcattggcgcgcagtatatttaaatatacaaatattttttatcgatcgagagaaagaatttcttcaaagtataatattacatagtatattgatttcaatatttcgtagttttttttattttttttttctttttaatatcgattgaGGATAGATCGAAAAACCGTGCTTATTGCTTTCTCCAAGCCATTGAAGAAGATTTTCGTAGCGATTGatgattattttcatgattAGCGTTCGATGACAAAGTATAAATCGATTTTAGtaagtcgaaaaaaaaaagaaacggaaacaaaagaagaaaaattgctACTTATTTAATTGTCACCTGCTTTAAACAAATCTTATCTTTAACGTCAAACATTATTTCTCTGAtcacatatatttaatgatagaTCGCTGGCCGaactatcctttttcttctgaGCGTATGcatgaatttgaaaaaagaagcacaaaaaaagaaaaaaaggaagaaactttTCGAATTCTTGTCTTACCTTTAGGTCGCTCGCTTTTATTCGTGTATAACTTGCCGTTTTTCGCATTCTCGCAAATCCGATATTCACGAATAATATCTATAGCGTGATTATTAgtaatcatttttcaaaaatgtccacgtttaatattcttttttttttttttttttttttttataaatctctatttataaaaaacgTCTCTTTTGCATGCACATGTACGATATAGCGCgcgttagatatatatacatttttttttttttctttttatttctttttttattattactttggACGCGTAATTAACGTGagcacgaaaagaaaaaaaaaaaaaaaaggaaaaatatatctataactatattaataataatcgttataccGTAGAGCACTATCATGTATACCGCTTGTATTAAAGCAATTAACACAATAATAACCAGAATTTGTTACACTTGGTAACAAGCGAGTGATGTTCTCTGTATAATATTCGTGCGATCTTATTCATATTAAGGCGAATGAGAAACAATTTAaccaaaaaagagaagtaaaaaagcaaaaaaagaaaaaacaaaaaaaaataaataaaaaaaagaaaacaaaaaatccaaaaaaaaagaaaaaaaaagggtaattaaacaatttttttcggAGTGACGTTGAATATATAACAACACACAATTTATTACCTAAATAGAATAGTCATCGTTCCACGTAATCCTAGGATTCGACTTGACGTTTGGATTAATttcatggtttttttttttttttatttttctttatttttcacttttatttcattttattattttattattattattattttttttttcttctattaaatttatcacaTGTAAGTATCTGATAGCGAGGTACAGCGAGAGAATGCGAGAGTGCGAGCGATCATCTTCATGTTATTCTAGTACTCAAAGTAGATTAGATGTTTTAGCTAATCGCATGTATGTTATccattatatttgaaaatttctaccAAAGATATTgtcaaataatttgtttattcgaACAATCATTATGTACTTTTGCTTTCGATTAAATCTCGTAGACTTAATATAATTGGATTGTTCTTCGTGTTTGATTCAATATTAATTGGCTGTGATTTGTCAAATAAGATTTTAATGaatcacatttttttaaatgacatagaaaaatcgtaaaaaagagGATAATGTTAGTGTAACACGAAGAATATTCCATTTTTAAATTCTGGTTCCGAGATATTTGAGTTCGACTTTcttcaggaaaaaaaaaaaaaaaaaaaaaaaaaaaaaaaaaaaaaagaaaaatagaaaaaaaaaaggaaaaaattattgtaaattcattaataacgTCGTAACGTAagatgttctcttttttttttttttttttttttttttttttttttttaatttaaataatgtaaaggATAAATCAAACCAATCCTTTCTGTTTATTTctcatcattatcttttttcttgtgaTTTTGTTGATACTCAATATAACAAACTTATATCCCCTAGAACGTAGATAGTAAATAAGTTGTAAACGATTTTAACCATTTGTTacgatttttcaataaatctttttcacaaaaataataacttcgTGTGTGCCCGGATTCGGAACCAGAATCAGCGTATATTCCAAACATCAAcggttaataaatttatcttctGACAAGTAAATGTTCGATTCGCAAATCTTCCAAActgagatggaaagagaatcTTTAGGTCTCCAAATCAGACTCGTCCGAATCACAACTGGAGGATACATCGTCCTCCATACATCCTGATTCTTCAGGTATCGTTTCTCCCATTGGAATTCTACAAAAAAACAGacaaaagaaaggggaaacgAATTAATGAAATGTCATATGACaaataatttagaaacaaACACGAGTACTAGTtcgaaagattaattaaaagtgaTTAGTTGTTATAGGCCAGTCAATCAAATTAGATAGATCCCAAAATGAagcttttcatcttctttagATCCTAAAGCGAATTCTTGttagaaaacaagaaaaaaaaaaaagaaaaaaaaagagaaagaaagaaagaaagaaaaagataaaaagaaaagaaaataagcatACATAAACGTGCATCATCAcgattttcaatcgataattACATTTCCCTTCGCTAAGGAATCCCACTGATATGATGTATGGCAAGTTTGTCCTGAATGCATTTAGgctttcttctcatttttcgtTGGATACATTTTCGTTGACAGCAGGATTCTTCGATGTATCTGTGTTCAACAACAATCTAATCCCTCATAATCTCATCTAACTCGATCGACaataataaactttaaatATCTAATTCATAAAATTACGACAGACATTGGCTAAATCTATTTTCTCAAATCTGTTATTGAgtcaaataacaaatatattataattataataatgtaagaagaaattttaGCATGGAACTATTACATCGTAATTTtagttttcattcttttttttttttcatttatttattcatttatttatttatttatttttttttttccattgcattgattaaatcaaatcgatattattaagaaatttcttttaacattgAACTATCAGTCTGGAGTTCAGATTGTCacttttcattattctctttgtcttttgcttttattaaattgaatcaagttgatacatataataaaaattttatcagaaaaagaaaaaaggccgtttcgataataatatagaaataatatatatatatatatatatcgatttattaaacGACACTTACTTGTCAACATTCCAATCTTCGTCAGCATCTTTCATCATAGCTAATGCCTGACAAAAATCTTGTCCAATAGCTTTCAAATGATTTGTATCAAGATGTAATCCAGCGAGGACACCTTGATCACATCCGCAGAAGCTACTCTCCATCGTGTAACTTCTGTTAATGAGATAATgaattcgttaattaaatgatacttTCGATGTGTGCAATCAGTTAGGAAAACTTTCAAGTAACAggtaattatatcgataggGTTTCGAATACATaacagagagaagaaggagcaAAAGCTTGTTCGGCAAGCTCGGAGTCTGATCGGTAGAATCGTGAATTCGACCTTGGTCGACCCCACACGTAGACTCATTGCGAGTCAGATCGTTTCTCAAGATGCGATCGGTACTTACTTCGAAACACCCAACTGCCGCCATATGGCAACCCTGGCGGTGgattccttatttctttctaccttG
Coding sequences within:
- the LOC124953077 gene encoding mitochondrial uncoupling protein 2-like; this encodes MKQGSSEDLNIGLKLLTAGTAACIADLATFPLDTAKVRMQIAGEGRTILLASTEGPMLAMRASQPGLLETMGNIVRVEGARSLYGGLSAGLQRQMCFASVRLGLYDSVKSLYAGIIDGNNRSGSMNIGVRVMAGITTGALAVLFAQPTDVVKVRLQAGNNGRSSVRYSSTLQAYKNIASVEGTRGLWKGTMPNISRNVIVNVAEIVCYDIIKDMIIGSGYLRDGIPCHLSAATAAGLCTTLAASPVDVVKTRYMNSSPGEYKGAVECAVKMFVQEGPAAFYKGFVPSFTRLVSWNIMLWVTYEQIKKHAKKIYGHE